From a region of the Phaseolus vulgaris cultivar G19833 chromosome 6, P. vulgaris v2.0, whole genome shotgun sequence genome:
- the LOC137832467 gene encoding uncharacterized protein isoform X4, producing the protein MMQNQSKQVTSLTTTRLSPLAKPFTLNRSTLQPCLSSLFAGYPFLELPKESDFDGFGEDFSLPIYSPLGHGKQGEDSHESLFAKGSDVADSTMFKKGKQAVHGLSPCLTESAGTGTIVAEDLLLNSKGTILVDDESGTFPLSNCKVSPVKSLTTDMSSAKNTYLDQSSKTLVENDSDVDSPCWKGTRAFCQTSIENSGSVQINNVEKATEKHNSLNPLAPQFFPRIAYVKDDFGSSNSSSPVATNFFSGEHMLMKTVMAESPVELNMGIELQPSSNTRGKEKAINMINDPKNSYVDPVLNLHCKVTKSSSKEDCSMSKGKPEAVVDADNFVKGATKSSSPISTLASSSSSSSSGVAVVTDLMKTFEGVSKSLSKSPKPDVGMVVSAIHVLSELLVQTSMDGVGSNNEHGHDEIMIQQTINNLNDFRTKRCVQRIPTLKSTPVDHPSCHNRPLELPKGLEMTSIETLNDPNKLHPQNDYTKKKTVFKMFGQSGKSFFAPSSDKGNEIAQVIRRSLGKTLDFDKHMHPEALLFLNLWLDSEAERCYSKYKTHHCLMEAGLDVNCTTVAELLS; encoded by the exons atgatgcaGAATCAGAGCAAGCAAGTTACCTCGTTGACCACGACACGCTTGTCGCCACTGGCCAAACCCTTCACGCTCAACCGGTCTACACTCCAACCTTGTTTAAGTTCCCTTTTTGCAGGGTACCCTTTTCTTGAATTGCCAAAAGAAAGCGACTTTGATGGGTTTGGGGAGGATTTTTCCTTACCCATTTACTCTCCCTTAGGCCATGGGAAGCAAGGAGAGGATTCTCATGAGAGTTTGTTTGCCAAAGGAAGTGATGTTGCTGACTCTACCATGTTTAAGAAAG GTAAGCAAGCTGTTCATGGATTGAGTCCTTGCCTAACAGAGTCTGCCGGTACTGGTACAATTGTAGCAGAAGACCTTCTGTTAAATTCTAAAGGCACAATACTTGTGGACGATGAATCTGGCACTTTTCCTCTTTCTAATTGCAAGGTTTCCCCAGTCAAATCATTAACAACAGACATGTCCTCTGCTAAAAATACTTATCTGGATCAGTCTTCCAAAACTTTGGTTGAGAATGACTCTGATGTGGATTCTCCTTGTTGGAAGGGAACCAGGGCTTTTTGTCAAACTTCAATAGAAAATTCAGGATCTGTACAAATTAATAATGTAGagaaagcaacagaaaaacataaCAGTTTAAACCCTTTGGCTCCTCAGTTCTTTCCTCGTATTGCAtatgttaaggatgattttgGATCTTCCAACTCTTCTTCACCTGTAGCTACTAATTTTTTCTCAGGAGAGCACATGCTCATGAAAACTGTTATGGCTGAATCCCCTGTAGAACTGAATATGGGGATTGAGCTTCAGCCTTCTAGTAACACCCGTGGAAAGGAAAAGGCAATTAATATGATTAATGATCCAAAAAATAGCTATGTGGATCCTGTACTAAATTTGCATTGTAAGGTGACAAAATCCTCCTCTAAAGAAGATTGCTCAATGTCCAAAGGAAAACCTGAAGCTGTTGTGGATGCTGACAATTTTGTAAAGGGAGCTACAAAGAGTAGTTCTCCAATTTCAACACtggcatcatcatcatcatcatcatcatctggGGTTGCTGTTGTTACTGATCTCATGAAAACATTTGAAGGTGTTTCAAAGTCTTTAAGTAAATCTCCAAAACCTGATGTTGGGATGGTGGTCAGTGCAATACATGTTCTTTCAGAATTGCTTGTGCAAACATCCATGGATGGAGTCGGCTCAAATAATGAACATGGTCATGATGAGATTATGATCCAGCAAACAATCAATAATCTAAATGATTTTAGGACAAAAAGATGTGTCCAAAGGATTCCAACCCTTAAGTCAACTCCTGTAGATCATCCATCTTGTCATAATAGGCCATTGGAGCTTCCCAAG GGACTTGAAATGACAAGTATAGAGACCCTTAATGATCCCAACAAACTTCATCCACAAAATGATTATACgaaaaagaaaacagtttttaaaaTGTTTGGTCAGAGTGGAAAGAGTTTTTTTGCACCTAGCAGTGATAAAGGCAATGAAATTGCTCAG GTCATTCGGAGAAGTCTGGGGAAAACTCTGGATTTTGATAAACACATGCACCCAGAGGCTTTACTGTTTTTGAACTTATGGCTTGACTCTGAAGCAGAACGATGTTATAGTAAATATAAAACCCATCATTGCCTAATGGAAGCTGGGCTGGATGTAAATTGCACTACTGTTGCG GAATTGTTGAGCTGA